The Alteribacter populi genomic sequence CTTGCCGTATTGGACGTGATTGAAGAAGAAAACCTGCTCGAAAATGCAAAAGAACTCGGTGCGTATGCAAAAGCTAAATTGGAAAAAATGAAGGACAAACACGAGCTAATTGGTGAAATAAGAGCCGTCGGGTTAATGATTGGAGTCGAGGTTGTCGATCCGAATACAAACAAAGCAGACGGCGATGCGCTATTTAACATCCTCGAAAAAGCACTCGAGAACGGTGTCTTGTTTTACTTTTGCGGAAATGAAAGTGAAGTAATCCGCATGATCCCACCACTCACCGTATCAAAAGAGCAGATCGATGAAGGATTGAAGATGTTAGATACGGCGATGCTCGCCTATGAAAATGAAGTGAAAAGTACGGTATAAGTAAGATGTTCTGGAAAGAGGCTTCTCAAAAAGAGGGAGTCTCTTTTTTAGTGTAAAGCTGAAGAGGCACGGCACTGTATGACCAAGTCTAGTTCCGGTGATCAGATCCCATTCCAGAAAGCCGAGGACCACCTCGTAAAACCAGAAAAGCCTCCAATATGACTAGTTCTGCTCTGTGGACGATCAGATCCCATCACAAAAACTTCCTGTTTGACCAGATCCTGTTCCAGAAGCCCAGATCCACCTCGAGTGACCGGCGCCTTCACCCATAATAAAACTCCGCTTCGATCTTAGCGAGAATTGACAATGTGCCAGGTTGGATGGGGGTACTTTCCGCTGCTGCATACAAGGCCGTTTTATATGGGATGGGGGTAGTCTCAGAAGTTACTTCTCTTATTGATTTTGGGGGAGTGTCAAGGTTGACCCCAAGCTCCTGAGCAATCGTTTCCGCTTTCCTTTGTGCATCCTGAATGGCGAGCTCAAGGGCCTGGTTATAGATCACATGTGGGTTTGTCAATGAAAATTGAATTGATGAAATGGAGTTTGCTCCTGCTGAAACGGCAGTGTCAATGATTTGGCCGGTGAGTTCAATATCGTCAATTGTGATATGAAGTAAGTGAGTTACACGATACCCTCGGAATACTTGTTTGCCGTCCACGTAGTCATATTGTGTTTCAATTCGGTATTCAATCGTTTGAATATCATCTTCAGGAATGCCTAACCCTGATAT encodes the following:
- a CDS encoding SIMPL domain-containing protein, whose protein sequence is MYPYHPLHRHVSSQRNNKYTMKVKGEGSISTSPDQAEITIGAVTEDPTVSTAQQENAGIIGAITSSISGLGIPEDDIQTIEYRIETQYDYVDGKQVFRGYRVTHLLHITIDDIELTGQIIDTAVSAGANSISSIQFSLTNPHVIYNQALELAIQDAQRKAETIAQELGVNLDTPPKSIREVTSETTPIPYKTALYAAAESTPIQPGTLSILAKIEAEFYYG